Proteins encoded in a region of the Actinomycetota bacterium genome:
- a CDS encoding prenyltransferase, translating into MGRKKIMFLETRPQFLLLTPVCVSVGFAAAVYEGYFNGLHLVLALIGALLAHISVNVLNDYFDYKRGTDLLTVKTPFSGGSGFLPKGLVKPEDAFKLGFGSLIIGLIIGAYFIYNYLVLLPIVALAAFLIYAYTPLLTKVGVTEVFPGLGFGPLMVIGAYVTQLPVGSFPISPTVILASIPVGILVSNLLFVNEIPDYDADLKTGRRHGVILLGKKMSSRAYVLFLALAYASIVIPVILNLLPPYVLLGLATIPIAVKASKGVLKNFDQTDKLVPSLGQNVLVVLATPVLVTIGFLIAAI; encoded by the coding sequence ATGGGCAGAAAGAAAATCATGTTTCTGGAAACCAGACCGCAATTTTTGCTGCTGACACCGGTTTGTGTCTCAGTTGGTTTTGCTGCAGCTGTTTATGAAGGATATTTCAATGGACTGCATCTGGTACTGGCTCTAATTGGTGCTCTTCTGGCTCACATAAGCGTCAATGTCCTCAATGATTACTTTGATTACAAGCGGGGGACGGATTTACTCACGGTTAAGACCCCATTTAGCGGGGGGAGCGGATTCCTACCCAAGGGATTGGTAAAACCCGAAGATGCCTTCAAGCTTGGATTCGGCTCTCTGATAATCGGACTGATCATCGGGGCATACTTCATATACAATTACCTAGTTCTACTACCCATCGTCGCTTTAGCTGCATTTTTGATCTATGCTTATACCCCACTTTTGACAAAGGTTGGGGTCACGGAAGTGTTTCCGGGGCTCGGATTTGGTCCACTTATGGTCATAGGCGCCTATGTTACACAGCTTCCAGTTGGGAGTTTCCCTATCTCGCCCACTGTGATATTAGCCTCGATTCCAGTGGGGATACTCGTTAGCAACCTACTCTTTGTAAATGAAATTCCAGATTACGACGCGGATTTGAAGACGGGAAGAAGGCATGGAGTCATACTCCTGGGAAAGAAGATGTCTTCAAGAGCTTATGTCCTGTTCCTTGCCCTAGCCTATGCATCCATAGTCATACCGGTAATTCTCAATCTCCTACCCCCATACGTCTTACTTGGTCTGGCAACCATTCCAATAGCCGTAAAGGCGAGCAAAGGTGTCTTAAAAAACTTCGATCAAACCGATAAATTGGTTCCGAGCC
- a CDS encoding nucleotidyltransferase domain-containing protein, with translation MRLPKRKLAKIAKEYNLNLIVLFGSYATHLPKRGSDIDIAIRTTRHLTSKEEIALISQLSLLFPTEIDVTFINEADSVLIYEIARDGIPLYEENPDSFVEFQLYATKVSEDEQKYRELTKEYVLKGK, from the coding sequence ATGAGACTTCCTAAGCGTAAGTTAGCCAAAATAGCTAAGGAATATAATTTGAATTTGATCGTCCTCTTTGGTTCTTACGCTACGCATCTACCCAAGCGAGGAAGCGATATTGACATAGCCATAAGGACAACCCGTCATTTGACTTCCAAAGAAGAAATTGCTCTTATCAGTCAACTTTCCCTGCTCTTTCCAACAGAAATTGATGTCACCTTCATTAATGAGGCTGATTCGGTTCTGATCTACGAAATAGCTCGAGATGGTATCCCTCTCTACGAAGAAAATCCTGATAGCTTTGTCGAATTTCAATTATATGCCACCAAAGTGAGCGAAGATGAGCAAAAATACCGAGAGCTTACCAAGGAATACGTTCTAAAGGGGAAATAA
- a CDS encoding DUF86 domain-containing protein, producing the protein MPEIKRVDLIFRKLANTKSYLRELEELRPKSLQEHLSNLEKKRAIERQIQLVVESVIDAGEIIVIELFKQPPKNRKEVIIKLKEFNVISRELTEAMIQP; encoded by the coding sequence ATGCCTGAGATAAAAAGAGTGGATCTGATTTTCAGAAAATTAGCCAACACCAAAAGTTATCTGAGAGAATTAGAAGAACTTCGCCCAAAATCGCTTCAGGAACATTTATCGAATCTCGAAAAGAAACGAGCCATCGAACGGCAAATTCAACTTGTGGTCGAATCGGTGATAGATGCGGGCGAAATTATTGTTATTGAACTATTTAAACAACCACCCAAAAATAGAAAAGAAGTGATAATTAAATTGAAAGAGTTCAATGTAATCTCAAGAGAGCTTACTGAAGCAATGATCCAGCCATAA